A single region of the Tachyglossus aculeatus isolate mTacAcu1 chromosome X1, mTacAcu1.pri, whole genome shotgun sequence genome encodes:
- the TMPRSS9 gene encoding transmembrane protease serine 9 isoform X4 translates to MSFAEIASKSGACPGSVFTCKSSQCVIKVNPECDGHADCSDGSDEDLCDCGVRPAVQISNRIVGGVDASKGEFPWQVSLRENNEHFCGAAILSEKWLVSAAHCFNEFQDPTAWTAFAGTTSLSGSDGGTVKVGISQIVKHPFYNMDTADFDVAVLELHHPLPFNKRIQPVCLPAATHIFPASKRCLISGWGYLKEDFLVKPEILQKATVELLDQALCSSLYSNTVTDRMMCAGYLDGKIDSCQGDSGGPLVCEESLGKFFLAGIVSWGVGCAEAQRPGVYARVTKLRNWISEAISSRSTTGAASDTRASTPESPTITRTTLPPSTGLGATVLPRGTTSRPQECGGRPGMLKPSKIVGGFAAAKGEVPWQVSLKEGSRHFCGATVVGERWLVSAAHCFNHTKAEYVQAYVGTTTLSGADGSAVTINVKRLVLHPSYNPIILDFDVAVLELASPLLFNKYVQPVCLPLAIQKFPVGRKCVISGWGNVHEGNATKPEVLQKASVGIIDQKTCSVLYNFSLTDRMICAGFLEGRVDSCQGDSGGPLACEETPGVFYLAGIVSWGIGCAQAKKPGVYSRMTRLKDWIVDTMSLSLHTTSNLSTEKTSNVPSTAPGTTPGRTATSLLTSGKMTTPKPAGKPTVKPTSPPATATSTKSKTPLPPLKTTETVKPARLPDCGTTPAATFAKIVGGSSAVRGEWPWQVSLWLRRKEHKCGAVLIADKWLLSAAHCFDIYSDPKMWVAFLGTPFLSGIDGRIEKVFRIHKHPFYNVYTLDFDVALLELSTPVRFTTVMKPICLPDHSHLFSEGTNCYVTGWGSTREGGVMSKHLQKAMVNIISEQTCKKFYPIQISGRMLCAGFPQGGVDSCSGDAGGPLACKGPSGKWFLAGVTSWGYGCARPYFPGVYSKVTAVRGWIGQNVKL, encoded by the exons GAGCCTGCCCGGGGAGCGTGTTTACCTGCAAGAGCAGCCAGTGCGTGATCAAAGTGAACCCTGAGTGTGACGGCCACGCGGACTGCTCTGATGGCTCCGATGAGGATCTCTGTG ACTGTGGAGTCCGGCCTGCCGTGCAGATATCCAACAGGATCGTGGGGGGTGTCGACGCCTCCAAGGGCGAGTTTCCTTGGCAGGTCAGCCTCCGGGAAAACAATGAGCACTTCTGTGGAGCTGCAATCCTCAGTGAAAAGTGGCTGGTGTCTGCAGCTCACTGTTTCAACGA ATTCCAAGACCCGACCGCTTGGACGGCCTTTGCTGGGACCACATCCCTCAGCGGCTCCGACGGGGGCACGGTGAAGGTGGGCATATCTCAGATCGTCAAGCACCCCTTCTACAATATGGACACAGCTGACTTTGACGTGGCCGTGCTGGAACTGCATCACCCCCTGCCCTTCAACAAGCGCATCCAGCCCGTCTGCCTTCCTGCAGCCACCCACATCTTCCCCGCGAGCAAGAGGTGCCTCATCTCGGGCTGGGGCTACCTCAAGGAAGATTTCC TGGTGAAACCAGAGATCCTGCAGAAGGCAACAGTTGAATTGCTGGATCAGGCTTTGTGCTCCAGTCTCTATAGCAACACAGTCACCGACAGAATGATGTGCGCTGGCTACCTGGACGGGAAAATTGACTCTTGTCAG GGTGATTCGGGAGGGCCCCTGGTGTGTGAGGAGTCTTTGGGCAAGTTCTTCCTCGCCGGCATCGTGAGCTGGGGGGTTGGCTGTGCAGAGGCTCAGCGGCCCGGGGTCTACGCCCGAGTGACCAAGCTCCGGAACTGGATCTCGGAGGCCATCTCGAGTCGCTCTACCACGGGGGCGGCCTCTGATACCCGGGCCAGCACCCCAGAGAGCCCCACCATCACCAGGACCACGCTGCCGcccagcacggggctgggagccacCGTCCTGCCTCGAGGCACCACATCCAGGCCGCAAG AATGTGGGGGGAGACCCGGGATGCTGAAACCCAGCAAGATTGTGGGCGGATTCGCTGCGGCCAAGGGGGAGGTCCCGTGGCAGGTCAGCCTGAAGGAGGGATCGCGCCACTTCTGCGGAGCCACCGTGGTGGGGGAGCGATGGCTGGTCTCGGCCGCGCACTGCTTCAATCA CACAAAGGCGGAATATGTTCAAGCCTATGTGGGAACCACAACTCTCTCCGGGGCGGATGGCAGTGCCGTGACCATCAACGTCAAGAGATTGGTGCTCCACCCCTCCTACAATCCCATAATCCTGGACTTCGATGTGGCCGTGCTAGAGTTAGCCAGCCCTCTCCTCTTCAACAAGTATGTCCAGCCCGTCTGTCTCCCGCTGGCCATCCAGAAGTTCCCCGTAGGCCGCAAGTGTGTGATTTCTGGCTGGGGGAATGTCCACGAAGGCAACG CCACCAAACCTGAGGTCCTGCAGAAAGCATCTGTGGGCATCATTGACCAGAAGACTTGCAGCGTCCTCTATAACTTCTCCCTCACAGACCGCATGATCTGTGCCGGTTTCCTGGAGGGAAGGGTCGATTCGTGTCAG GGTGACTCCGGAGGGCCCCTGGCCTGTGAGGAAACTCCTGGCGTGTTCTATCTGGCGGGGATCGTGAGCTGGGGGATTGGATGTGCTCAAGCTAAGAAGCCCGGGGTCTACTCCCGAATGACCAGGCTCAAAGACTGGATCGTGGACACCATGTCCCTTTCCCTCCATACCACTTCCAACCTGTCCACCGAGAAAACATCCAACGTGCCCAGTACCGCTCCGGGAACTACTCCCGGCAGGACAGCCACCAGTCTCCTCACGTCTGGGAAAATGACGACGCCCAAGCCAGCCGGCAAACCCACCGTGAAACCGACCAGCCCGCCTGCCACCGCAACGAGTACCAAGAGTAAAACACCACTTCCGCCCCTAAAAACTACCGAAACCGTTAAGCCCGCCCGGCTTCCAG actgtggcaCCACCCCGGCGGCGACATTCGCTAAGATCGTGGGCGGCAGCAGCGCGGTCCGGGGTGAGTGGCCCTGGCAGGTCAGCCTGTGGCTGCGCCGCAAGGAACACAAGTGTGGGGCCGTCCTGATCGCTGACAAGTGGCTGCTCTCGGCAGCTCATTGTTTTGACAT TTACAGTGACCCCAAGATGTGGGTTGCCTTCCTGGGGACCCCTTTTCTGAGTGGAATTGATGGGAGGATTGAGAAAGTCTTCCGCATCCACAAACACCCATTTTACAACGTCTATACCCTGGACTTTGACGTGGCCCTTTTGGAACTGTCCACGCCCGTGAGATTCACCACTGTAATGAAGCCAATCTGTCTCCCAGATCACTCCCACCTCTTCAGCGAAGGAACAAACTGTTACGTCACGGGCTGGGGCTCCACCAGGGAAGGAG GGGTGATGTCAAAGCACCTGCAGAAAGCCATGGTGAACATCATCAGTGAACAGACGTGCAAGAAGTTCTACCCCATCCAGATCAGCGGCAGGATGCTGTGCGCCGGCTTCCCGCAGGGAGGTGTGGACAGCTGCTCG GGTGACGCCGGAGGCCCCTTGGCCTGCAAGGGGCCCTCGGGGAAGTGGTTCCTCGCCGGGGTCACGAGCTGGGGCTACGGCTGCGCCAGACCCTATTTCCCCGGGGTCTATTCCAAAGTGACCGCTGTGAGAGGCTGGATTGGACAGAACGTCAAGCTGTGA